A genomic stretch from Motilibacter aurantiacus includes:
- a CDS encoding IS110 family RNA-guided transposase codes for RFPMDRQGYRLLLGYVKQWPHRLWAVEGANGTGRPLAQRLLADGERVVDVPAKLSARVRVFDHGHGRKTDATDAHSIAVTALRVHTLREVGVREEIAVLRLLTDRRDELSRQRAQALNRLHRLLLELIPGGAPQHLSPLQAKTLLSTVRPRDPAGRTRRELAVELLGEVEGIDHKLTPLVRRPREAVRAEGSGLMGVFGIGPAGAARILADVGDVARFRTRNHFASWTGTAPIEASSGDTKRHRLSRAGNRRLNHVLYIAGICQIRHDTPGREYYRRKLAEGKTPLEAMRCLRRRISDAVYRQLVADAAARGLADEDGAGPGGHSGATTESSAADLSPDIDSSNQPQPEPAAQTLAPPRTTGKGGAVSAKAAPRRRARGVNVERPTGRTTLTPTSAGAPSPASTPRP; via the coding sequence CGGTTCCCGATGGACCGGCAGGGCTACCGGCTGCTGCTGGGCTATGTGAAGCAGTGGCCGCACCGGCTGTGGGCGGTCGAGGGCGCGAACGGCACCGGCCGGCCGCTGGCCCAGCGGCTGCTCGCCGACGGTGAGCGGGTGGTCGACGTGCCGGCCAAGCTGTCGGCGCGGGTGCGGGTGTTCGACCACGGGCACGGGCGCAAGACCGACGCCACCGACGCGCACTCGATCGCGGTCACGGCGCTGCGCGTCCACACCCTGCGCGAGGTGGGCGTGCGTGAGGAGATCGCGGTGCTGCGGCTGTTGACCGACCGCCGGGACGAGCTGTCCCGGCAGCGGGCGCAGGCGTTGAACCGGCTGCACCGGCTGCTGCTCGAGCTGATCCCCGGCGGGGCGCCCCAGCATCTGTCGCCGCTGCAGGCCAAGACGCTGCTCTCCACGGTGCGGCCGCGGGATCCCGCGGGCCGGACCCGCCGCGAGCTCGCCGTCGAGCTGCTCGGCGAGGTCGAGGGCATCGACCACAAGCTCACCCCGCTGGTGCGCCGGCCGCGCGAGGCGGTGCGTGCCGAAGGCTCGGGCCTCATGGGCGTGTTCGGTATCGGGCCGGCCGGCGCCGCGCGGATCCTGGCTGACGTCGGGGACGTGGCCCGGTTCCGGACCCGGAACCACTTCGCGTCCTGGACGGGGACAGCGCCGATCGAGGCCTCGAGCGGCGACACCAAGCGACACCGGCTGTCCCGGGCGGGGAACCGGCGGCTGAACCACGTGCTCTACATCGCCGGCATCTGCCAGATCCGGCACGACACCCCCGGCCGGGAGTACTACCGGCGCAAGCTCGCCGAGGGCAAGACGCCGCTGGAGGCGATGCGCTGCCTGCGCCGCCGGATCTCCGACGCGGTCTACCGACAGCTCGTCGCCGACGCCGCCGCCCGCGGCCTCGCCGACGAGGACGGGGCGGGCCCGGGAGGGCACTCGGGGGCGACTACAGAGTCCAGCGCGGCCGACCTGTCCCCGGACATCGACTCTTCGAACCAGCCACAGCCCGAGCCCGCAGCCCAGACGCTAGCCCCACCGCGAACCACAGGAAAGGGCGGCGCGGTGTCGGCAAAGGCCGCCCCGCGTCGGCGCGCCCGAGGCGTCAACGTGGAGCGCCCCACCGGACGAACGACGTTGACGCCGACCAGCGCCGGCGCACCCTCCCCGGCCTCGACACCACGCCCTTGA
- the dnaB gene encoding replicative DNA helicase produces MSVAEIYPPDEERSGRPADRLPPQDVAAEQSVLGAMLLSKDAIADVVELLRGTDFYRPAHELIYDAVLDLYGKGEPADAVTVSAELTRRGEIAQVGGAAYLHTLISMVPTAANAGYYASIVRERAILRRLVEAGTKIVQMGYAGEGGTADEIVDAAQAEVYGVTDKRTSEDYVPLADIMEGALDEIEAIGSRGGAMVGVPTGFADLDELTNGLHGGQMIIIAARPAMGKSTLALDFARAASIKSGLTSAFFSLEMGRNEITMRLLSAEARVPLHHMRTGTMTDDDWNRLARRMGEVSEAPMFIDDSPNMTMMEIRAKCRRLKQRHDLKLVIVDYLQLMQSGKRVESRQQEVSEFSRSMKLLAKELDVPVIALSQLNRGPEQRTDKKPMMSDLRESGSLEQDADMVMLLHREDVYEKESPRAGEADIIVAKHRNGPTATITVAFQGHYSRFVDMAQA; encoded by the coding sequence ATGTCGGTCGCGGAGATCTACCCTCCGGACGAGGAGCGCTCCGGACGGCCGGCCGACCGCCTCCCCCCGCAGGACGTCGCCGCCGAGCAGTCGGTGCTCGGCGCGATGCTGCTGAGCAAGGACGCCATCGCCGACGTCGTCGAGCTGCTGCGCGGCACGGACTTCTACCGGCCGGCCCACGAGCTCATCTACGACGCGGTCCTCGACCTCTACGGCAAGGGCGAGCCGGCCGACGCGGTCACCGTCTCGGCGGAGCTGACCCGGCGCGGCGAGATCGCCCAGGTGGGCGGGGCTGCGTACCTCCACACGCTGATCTCGATGGTGCCCACCGCCGCCAACGCCGGCTACTACGCGAGCATCGTGCGCGAGCGGGCGATCCTGCGCCGGCTCGTCGAGGCCGGGACCAAGATCGTGCAGATGGGGTACGCCGGCGAGGGCGGCACCGCGGACGAGATCGTCGACGCGGCCCAGGCCGAGGTCTACGGAGTCACGGACAAGCGCACGAGCGAGGACTACGTCCCGCTGGCCGACATCATGGAGGGCGCGCTCGACGAGATCGAGGCCATCGGCTCCCGGGGCGGGGCGATGGTCGGGGTGCCGACGGGGTTCGCTGACCTGGACGAGCTGACCAACGGCCTGCACGGCGGGCAGATGATCATCATCGCGGCACGTCCGGCGATGGGGAAGTCGACGCTCGCCCTGGACTTCGCGCGGGCCGCGTCCATCAAGTCCGGGCTGACGTCGGCCTTCTTCTCCCTGGAGATGGGGCGCAACGAGATCACCATGCGCCTGCTGTCGGCGGAGGCGCGCGTGCCGCTGCACCACATGCGCACGGGCACGATGACCGACGACGACTGGAACCGGCTCGCGCGGCGCATGGGCGAGGTCTCCGAGGCGCCGATGTTCATCGACGACTCGCCGAACATGACGATGATGGAGATCCGGGCGAAGTGCCGGCGGCTGAAGCAGCGGCACGACCTCAAGCTCGTCATCGTCGACTACCTGCAGCTCATGCAGTCGGGCAAGCGCGTCGAGTCCCGCCAGCAGGAGGTCTCCGAGTTCTCCCGGTCGATGAAGCTGCTGGCCAAGGAGCTCGACGTCCCCGTCATCGCGCTCTCGCAGCTCAACCGAGGGCCGGAGCAGCGCACCGACAAGAAGCCGATGATGAGCGACCTGCGTGAGTCCGGCTCGCTCGAGCAGGACGCCGACATGGTCATGCTGCTGCACCGCGAGGACGTCTACGAGAAGGAGTCCCCGCGCGCCGGAGAGGCCGACATCATCGTGGCCAAGCACCGCAACGGCCCGACGGCGACGATCACGGTGGCGTTCCAGGGGCACTACTCGCGGTTCGTGGACATGGCGCAGGCGTAG
- a CDS encoding MATE family efflux transporter — protein MQYVPGPDRDAGEPSLERQLVRLAVPAFVALVAEPLFLLVDSAIVGRLGTVPLAALGIAGAALTVVVSLCVFLAYATTAAVARQAGAGDLRGAVAQGMDGLWLAGAIGAVCAVAGQAVAPWAVAALGASEAVAPGATTYLRIGLTGLPGMLLVLAATGVLRGVQDTRTPLLVASAGGVLNAVLNYLLVYPAGLGLPGSALGTVLTQTAMGAALALPVVRAARRHDVPLRPHPAGLGRSAAAGVPLLVRTLTLRAALLLGTYVAARTPRGDVALAAHQVAGSVWSFLAFALDALAIAAQALVGHALGSGDPARARRVLRRTLEWGLVSGVVLGAAALALRGAYVPVFSSDPAVQDALSSALVVVALLQPVAALVFVLDGVLIGAGDGRYLAVAGVVTLVVYAPLALAVLAADGGLVPLWWAFGAFMGARLVTLVLRARGERWMVLGAGR, from the coding sequence GTGCAGTACGTGCCCGGCCCGGACCGCGACGCCGGGGAGCCGAGCCTCGAGCGCCAGCTGGTCCGGCTGGCCGTCCCCGCCTTCGTCGCGCTGGTGGCCGAGCCGCTGTTCCTGCTCGTCGACTCCGCCATCGTGGGCCGGCTCGGCACCGTCCCGCTCGCCGCGCTCGGCATCGCCGGGGCCGCCCTCACCGTCGTCGTCAGCCTCTGCGTCTTCCTCGCGTACGCCACCACCGCCGCCGTCGCCCGGCAGGCCGGCGCCGGGGACCTGCGCGGCGCCGTGGCCCAGGGCATGGACGGGCTCTGGCTCGCCGGCGCCATCGGGGCGGTCTGCGCGGTCGCCGGGCAGGCCGTGGCGCCCTGGGCGGTCGCCGCGCTGGGCGCATCGGAGGCGGTCGCCCCCGGCGCCACCACGTACCTGCGGATCGGCCTCACCGGCCTGCCCGGGATGCTCCTCGTGCTGGCCGCCACGGGGGTCCTGCGCGGCGTCCAGGACACCCGCACGCCGCTCCTCGTGGCCTCGGCGGGCGGGGTGCTCAACGCGGTCCTCAACTACCTCCTGGTCTACCCGGCCGGCCTCGGCCTTCCCGGGTCCGCGCTCGGCACCGTGCTCACCCAGACCGCCATGGGAGCCGCCCTGGCCCTGCCCGTCGTGCGCGCGGCCCGCCGCCACGACGTGCCCCTGCGGCCGCACCCCGCCGGCCTGGGCCGCTCGGCGGCCGCCGGCGTGCCGCTGCTCGTCCGGACGCTGACCCTGCGGGCGGCCCTGCTGCTGGGGACGTACGTCGCCGCTCGCACCCCCCGCGGCGACGTCGCGCTCGCGGCGCACCAGGTGGCCGGCAGCGTGTGGAGCTTCCTGGCGTTCGCCCTCGACGCCCTGGCCATCGCGGCCCAGGCGCTCGTGGGGCACGCCCTGGGCTCCGGCGACCCCGCCCGCGCCCGCCGGGTGCTGCGCCGGACGCTCGAGTGGGGGCTCGTCTCCGGGGTCGTGCTGGGGGCCGCCGCGCTCGCGCTGCGCGGGGCGTACGTCCCGGTCTTCAGCTCCGACCCCGCGGTGCAGGACGCGCTGTCCTCGGCCCTGGTCGTCGTGGCCCTGCTCCAGCCCGTCGCCGCCCTCGTCTTCGTCCTCGACGGGGTGCTCATCGGCGCCGGGGACGGGCGCTACCTCGCGGTGGCCGGGGTCGTGACGCTCGTCGTGTACGCCCCGCTGGCGCTCGCGGTGCTCGCGGCCGACGGCGGGCTGGTGCCCCTGTGGTGGGCGTTCGGGGCGTTCATGGGCGCGCGGCTCGTCACGCTGGTCCTGCGGGCGCGCGGGGAGCGGTGGATGGTGCTCGGCGCAGGGCGGTGA
- the rplI gene encoding 50S ribosomal protein L9, whose translation MKLILTQEVSNLGAAGDVVEVKDGYGRNYLVPQGFAMRWTRGAEKQIEAIQRSRAAREIRDRSHAQEIKAQLEALSVRLSARAGAGGRLFGSVTVADVVDAVRAAGGPALDKRRVEIGTPIKTAGKHSVSVRLHPEVSATVPVEVVAG comes from the coding sequence ATGAAGCTCATCCTCACGCAGGAGGTCTCGAACCTCGGCGCCGCCGGCGACGTGGTCGAGGTCAAGGACGGCTACGGCCGCAACTACCTGGTTCCCCAGGGCTTCGCGATGCGCTGGACGCGCGGCGCGGAGAAGCAGATCGAGGCGATCCAGCGCTCGCGCGCTGCCCGCGAGATCCGCGACCGCAGCCACGCGCAGGAGATCAAGGCCCAGCTCGAGGCGCTCAGCGTCCGGCTCTCCGCTCGTGCGGGCGCCGGCGGCCGTCTCTTCGGCTCGGTCACCGTCGCCGACGTGGTGGACGCCGTCCGCGCCGCCGGCGGCCCCGCCCTCGACAAGCGCCGCGTCGAGATCGGCACGCCGATCAAGACGGCCGGCAAGCACTCGGTCTCGGTCCGCCTGCACCCCGAGGTGTCGGCGACCGTCCCGGTCGAGGTCGTCGCGGGCTGA
- the rpsR gene encoding 30S ribosomal protein S18, whose amino-acid sequence MAKPPIRKPKKKSNPLKVAGIEYVDYKDTALLRKFISDRGKIRARRVTGVSVQQQRQIAIAIKNAREMALLPYTSTAR is encoded by the coding sequence ATGGCCAAGCCACCGATTCGCAAGCCGAAGAAGAAGAGCAACCCGCTCAAGGTCGCCGGCATCGAGTACGTCGACTACAAGGACACCGCGCTCCTGCGCAAGTTCATCTCCGACCGCGGCAAGATCCGCGCCCGTCGAGTGACCGGTGTCTCCGTGCAGCAGCAGCGCCAGATCGCGATCGCGATCAAGAACGCCCGCGAGATGGCGCTCCTGCCCTACACCAGCACCGCTCGCTGA
- a CDS encoding single-stranded DNA-binding protein, giving the protein MAGDTVVTIVGNLTGDPELRFTPSGAAVANFRVASTPRQFDRQSGEWKDMETLFMQCSVWRQAAENVAESLQRGMRVIVTGRLKSRTYDTKEGEKRTVIELEVDEVGPSLRSATAKVNRTSRGGEGGGGGFGGGQGGGGGYGGGGGGYGGGQQSGPSDDPWASPQQSSGGNAGGGGGWGGGGGGSYNDEPPF; this is encoded by the coding sequence ATGGCAGGCGACACCGTCGTCACGATCGTCGGCAACCTGACCGGCGACCCCGAGCTGCGCTTCACCCCGTCCGGGGCGGCCGTGGCCAACTTCCGCGTCGCCTCGACGCCGCGGCAGTTCGACCGGCAGTCGGGTGAGTGGAAGGACATGGAGACGCTGTTCATGCAGTGCTCCGTCTGGCGCCAGGCGGCGGAGAACGTCGCCGAGTCCCTCCAGCGCGGCATGCGGGTGATCGTCACGGGCCGGCTCAAGAGCCGGACGTACGACACCAAGGAGGGCGAGAAGCGCACCGTCATCGAGCTCGAGGTCGACGAGGTCGGCCCGTCCCTTCGCTCGGCCACGGCCAAGGTCAACCGGACCAGCCGCGGCGGCGAGGGCGGCGGCGGCGGCTTCGGCGGCGGTCAGGGCGGCGGTGGCGGCTACGGCGGAGGTGGCGGCGGCTACGGCGGCGGGCAGCAGTCCGGCCCGTCCGACGACCCGTGGGCCAGCCCGCAGCAGTCCTCCGGCGGCAACGCCGGCGGTGGCGGCGGCTGGGGTGGCGGCGGGGGCGGCTCCTACAACGACGAGCCTCCCTTCTAG
- the rpsF gene encoding 30S ribosomal protein S6: MRRYELMVILDPDLEERTIAPSLDQFLNVIRQGGGTVEKVDIWGRRRLSYEIKKKPEGIYAVVDLNAEPAVVKELDRQLNLNESVLRTKVLRTDAR, encoded by the coding sequence ATGCGTCGTTACGAGCTCATGGTCATCCTCGACCCCGACCTCGAAGAGCGCACGATCGCCCCGTCGCTCGACCAGTTCCTCAACGTCATCCGTCAGGGTGGCGGCACCGTGGAGAAGGTCGACATCTGGGGCCGTCGCCGGCTCTCGTACGAGATCAAGAAGAAGCCCGAGGGCATCTACGCGGTCGTCGACCTGAACGCCGAGCCGGCTGTCGTCAAGGAGCTCGACCGCCAGCTCAACCTCAACGAGTCCGTCCTGCGCACGAAGGTCCTGCGGACCGACGCGCGCTGA
- a CDS encoding deoxyribonuclease IV, producing the protein MSELRIGAHVDQEDPVAAALDRKAGLAQFFLGDPQGWKGPEVRYAGGAEALKAAAAAAQLDLYVHSPYVINVATSNNRIRIPSRKLLTQHMTAAAEVGAKALVVHGGHVLKADDPELGFENWVKTFERMELQIPVLIENTAGGDNAMARTFDRLGRLWERLADRCDMDRVGFCLDTCHAHAAGEELLGIVDRVKAITGRIDLVHANDSRDDFGSGADRHANLGAGRIDAEAIVAVVAAAGAPVVVETPNGVEGQAADIELLRGGLAG; encoded by the coding sequence ATGAGCGAGCTGCGCATCGGCGCCCATGTCGACCAGGAGGACCCGGTCGCGGCGGCCCTGGACCGCAAGGCCGGGCTGGCGCAGTTCTTCCTCGGCGACCCGCAGGGGTGGAAGGGCCCGGAGGTCCGGTACGCCGGGGGCGCCGAGGCGCTCAAGGCCGCCGCCGCTGCGGCGCAGCTGGACCTCTACGTGCACTCGCCGTACGTCATCAACGTCGCGACGAGCAACAACCGGATCCGCATCCCGAGCCGCAAGCTGCTCACCCAGCACATGACGGCGGCCGCAGAGGTCGGGGCCAAGGCGCTCGTCGTGCACGGCGGCCACGTGCTCAAGGCCGACGACCCCGAGCTCGGGTTCGAGAACTGGGTGAAGACGTTCGAGCGCATGGAGCTGCAGATCCCGGTCCTCATCGAGAACACCGCCGGCGGGGACAACGCGATGGCGCGCACCTTCGACCGGCTGGGCCGGCTCTGGGAGCGGCTCGCGGACCGCTGCGACATGGACCGGGTCGGCTTCTGCCTCGACACCTGCCACGCGCACGCCGCCGGGGAGGAGCTGCTCGGCATCGTCGACCGGGTGAAGGCGATCACCGGCCGGATCGACCTCGTGCACGCCAACGACAGCCGTGACGACTTCGGCTCCGGCGCCGACCGCCACGCCAATCTCGGCGCGGGGCGGATCGACGCGGAGGCCATCGTCGCGGTGGTCGCGGCCGCCGGGGCGCCCGTCGTCGTGGAGACCCCGAACGGCGTGGAGGGCCAGGCGGCCGACATCGAGCTGCTGCGCGGAGGGCTCGCAGGCTGA
- a CDS encoding Ig-like domain-containing protein — MDDGRASLSGSFPQGFWEVVAEFAPSDAAYTPSASAPRPVTVLPYPLRLDVTPTTAPLGGPVTLEATGEWPFAAGTLRFYAGDTEVASTQVALPRGTVSLPVTLAAGNHRLWARFTPAGLAQPLTSNSIYYSVPAAAGPAAVAVTPVTGLRFPQGRPLSAVVATVDAPGVPVSSLSAVIDWGDGTTSPGVVAGPAGRPAVFATHSFAVAPSSMVNVSVIGPDGRYYYNGPVSVAVG; from the coding sequence GTGGACGACGGCCGCGCGTCCCTGTCCGGGTCGTTCCCGCAGGGCTTCTGGGAGGTCGTCGCGGAGTTCGCGCCGAGCGACGCGGCCTACACGCCCTCGGCGTCCGCTCCGCGCCCGGTCACGGTGCTGCCCTATCCGCTGCGGCTCGACGTGACGCCAACGACCGCCCCGTTGGGCGGGCCGGTCACCCTCGAGGCCACCGGCGAGTGGCCGTTCGCCGCGGGGACACTGCGCTTCTACGCCGGAGACACCGAGGTCGCGAGCACGCAGGTCGCCCTTCCGCGCGGCACGGTGTCGCTCCCGGTCACCCTGGCCGCCGGCAACCACCGGCTCTGGGCGCGGTTCACGCCGGCCGGGCTCGCGCAGCCGCTGACCTCGAACAGCATCTACTACTCGGTGCCGGCAGCCGCCGGGCCCGCAGCGGTCGCGGTCACCCCGGTCACCGGCCTGCGCTTCCCGCAGGGCCGTCCGCTCTCGGCCGTGGTCGCGACCGTCGACGCGCCGGGCGTCCCGGTGAGCAGCCTGTCGGCGGTGATCGACTGGGGCGACGGCACGACGTCGCCGGGCGTCGTCGCGGGGCCTGCCGGCCGCCCGGCCGTGTTCGCCACGCACTCGTTCGCCGTCGCCCCGTCGTCCATGGTCAACGTCTCGGTCATCGGTCCCGACGGCCGCTACTACTACAACGGCCCGGTGTCCGTCGCCGTCGGCTGA